GCACATGATCTATCTGAAAAGATCATAACAATTGCTTGTATTTTCCATCACCATGAATTCTCGAATTCATGTTTTTATGATAAAACAAGATCCGATTCCGGCTTCTTTAACCTGTTCTAAAAAATAAAAACTTTTAACAAATATCAGTATTGTTAGTGCAAAAGCATAAACAATATTTAAAGATTTAAGAGTGTAGGAACCTTATTTTACTACCATAGGACAACTGATATTTGTAAAGAATAATAAGAACATAAATTAAAATTTCAATACCGAAATATAAAAATAAAGAAGAATTGCAGAGTCGAGATAGTTAATTTCTTTCTTTAAATCTTTAAACGCCATGTAGTGTGACGGTTTCATGGCGCTCAGATTCCGAAGATACAACTGCAACATTATTTATGTTTACCATCACCGAAAAACAGAATCTATCGATTCTATTTATGTGATGTACTCTCACACTCAAAAACTAAAAAATAAATTATTCAAGTGGAAGGATCTTTTCTTGTTGTTGTTGATCGTGTATGAAATGAGATGATTATGTCTTTCTTATATAGCCCATAATTCATACGTTTTCTAACGTACAACCATAAACGTGGAGACCGAATTATTATCATAATAATTCTTTTAATTGTGCATAAATGTTTTAGGTTACAAAATCAAATTGACTTTGCACTAAATACCTTTAAATCACATCACCATTATAATAGGAGATATTTTTATATTTTTATTTTGACTTTGTCAACAATAAAAAAAAATAACTTAGATCAAAAGATTAACCATTTGATCAATTGGTCAATTTACCAAATCCGAAGTCCAAAACCTTAGTTCAGTGCGGATATCTGTTCTTCACAATATACTAAGTATATTAAAGCTTTGAGCTTTGTTGTGATTTCTCTATTTTAAATATAAAAAAAATTTCTTCTCATATTTTCAACGTGGGACATTTTACAAATGTCATTTTAAGAATTATAATCAACCCACTTTGAACTTCCATTTTTCATTCACACTAACTCTATTTTTAGCATATGAATACATTTTTCATAATGCTAAAAAAATAGTTCCAACAATAACCCCCGATAATACTAATCAACCACGTATAAAACCGAAACTCGAGCAATCGCAAGGGATCATTTTGTTTTTCAAACACATATATAGACTTATAATTATAAAACTATACAGTATACACTCCAAAAAATGGTGGAGGTCCAAGACATGGAACCACTTAGCCCAATCCAAGACGACGATGATTGCGAAGACGAACTTGACCGTGTCAATGAAGACATCAGCTACGACGATCTCAAGAAACGTATGTGGAAAGATCGAAACCTCATGTGTAAGCTCAAACAGCAGAAAAAAGATGACCATGATCTCTCTTATCCCTCGTCTTCCACGTCACCACCATCTTCTTCTCCCTCATCATCAGCTATCGTGCGCCGAGCAGAAGCCTCACGCCGCAAGAAAATGGCTAGATCTCAAGACTCGGTGCTGAAGTACATGATGAAGATCATGGAAGTCTGCAAAGCTCGAGGATTCGTCTACGGAATCGTACCGGAAAAAGGTAAACCGGTGACCGGTTCTTCCGACAGCTTAAGACGCTGGTGGAAAGAAAACGTTCAGTTCGACCAAACCGCTCCGACCGCCGTTGCCGACTACTTAACCTTAGCGGCAGCTCAGCTGATCTCATCAAGCGAGTCTCTGGATCCGAACTCGTACATCCACATGCTCCACGAGCTACAAGACACGACGCTGGGGTCCTTGCTATCGGCTCTGATGCAACACTGCGTGCCGCCGCAGCGGCGGTTTCCACTGGAAAAAGGTCTGGCTCCGCCGTGGTGGCCGGACGGGACGGAGTTATGGTGGGGAGAGCAAGGGGCGACTGCGTTCGAGCACGGTCCGCCGCCGTATAGGAAACCGCACGATCTAAGAAAAGCTTGGAAAGTGAGCGTTTTAGCGGCCGTGATCAAACACATGTCGCCCAACTTGGAGAGAGTGAGAAGGCTCGCGAGACAGTCAAAGTGTTTGCAAGATAAGATGATGGCTAAGGAGACTGATACTTGGTCTCGCGTGTTGAACCAAGAAGAAGCTCTTTTAAAACGACTCAAGATATCTGACGACGATGACGTGGACGAGGAGGATCAAGAACCGGCAAGAATCATTGCTCTTGATCAAGAACAGATGGGAAACAAGAGAAAAGGTAAATTTGTGGAGGAGGAGGGAGCAATGTTATCTAACGTATACACTTGTCAAAACTCGAGTTGTCCTTCAAGTGATGTGAGTTTAGGATTCGTCGATAAGAATCTGAGGACAGGACACGAGATGGAGTGTCTTTACGGGACACAAGAACCGATATATCAGAGTAGTGTTAGCTCGGATGGGTTAGTTCGGTCTATTACAACTAGTGACGATGATTATAGCGCGAGCTCGAAAGGAAAGGACACTATAGATTATCTGAATCAAGACGGTAACTGGCTAGACTATCTCTGGTTTGAGAGGCTACATGATTTTAGTTGCTCTGATCAAGCAACCGCGGTGGACTTAAACCAATTACCAGATCATTCTGACTCGAATCCGACCGTTAACGAGGAAGACTTCTCTTTATGGGACATGGGTTGTGAAGACAGAGATATTTATATGTCTCGAGATTGAAAAATGCACCAACTCGGAGTTGGCCTAGTGGTTTTGTTGAAGTTCGGCTCCCTAGATTCGATTCTTGTTGGGAGGGAATTAAACAATTGGCTCTTGTCCCTGGCCTCCGAGATTAGTCGGGTCTATAAGGTCTGGAAGACCCGGATCATAAGAAAAAAAAGAGATTGAAAAATGCTAGTTACAATGTATTAAAAAATGAGTTAAGAATAAACAGAGGAGAAACATTTTGTTGTTGTTTGTGTGTTACTCCAAAAGCTATACAAATCAAGAAATAATACTTTCTTTTAATCAATTTTGTTTGTTCAGAAAAAAGAATGGGTAACAAATCTTAGTCATAAAAACTATGTCTTTTAGGAGTGTCATCTTCAACCAATCTTGCAGCTGCACTAGAATAACCTTTCCTGAATCTACCTTTGTTCAGACTCTTCACATCAACCTCTACTGCAAAGATTGCACACACCGGTCTGTGATCTGAAAACCGTGACTCTCCTCGAATGTAAGAAAGCTGTTCTATTCCTTCTCCTCTCCACAGAATCCGATCACACCTGAAAACAATTGCACCATTCAGGACACACAGCACAAAACAAATGTGAAGTTAAAGGTTTTTAGATAAGTACCAAGCAGGAGTACGTCGTTTTTTCTTGGACTTGGTGGTTTCTCCGGCGTAAGCATCTGAGTTTTGAGTGTATTTATAGGTTGGTGCAAAGAAGATTTGACCTTCTTGAAATCCAGAGAAGACCCTTCCTGCTCCTCTTTCCATGTTAAGCTGAAGATTATTACAGCTCACATAAGTAAATAAACAGCAAAAATATTGTTTTAAAAATGATCATTTTATTAATACTAACAAACCTGGTCTTTCTCAAGAAGAGTGTCCCAATCATTGTCCTCTAGTAACACTCTCGTCTCTTCGTAGGTTAACGCAACTCTGTAATTCAAATCTCCAAGCCAAAGCACTCGGCTGCATCATTCCCAAACAAGAGTCTTTTAGCGGTTTATAGAAAGAAAAGGTTTATGGTCTTAAGTGGAAACATTACTCATGATCAACGATTCTTTCTGGTGCGCGACAACTAGGGCTTTTGGTGAGTTTAGGGAACTGAGTATGCTTCAGAATCTCAGCTACATCAGCGTTTCTTCTCATCTCATCGCCTTCTTTCTCACCAGAAGCCAAATGGCTACACACAAAGCAAAAGCTTGTTTGATGCAGTGACATGCTTATAGCTATACATCCCTGTAAAAAATCACAAAAAAGTTAACTTCTCATTGCTTGTATCACAGTCTATAGAAAAGGGTTTTGAGTTACTACCTTGTTTCCCAAGCGACCCATTATTCCTCTTCCAACAGAATCAAGCCTAAGATGAGATATATGTGGAATCAACTCTTTTCTAGCCCACACAGACAAAAACAAACCAACCATTTGTTTACTAGCAATCAACCTGTAACTCATTTGTCCAGGCATCATCATCGTCGTCGCCGCGGGAACAACATCATCAAACAAGAAATTCTCATGAACCCTAAAATTCTCAGGCTCCACATTATTGCTATCCGCAATAGGATCACTGTACCTTTTCGACCTCCTACCTTCCCAACCAACCGAAGAAGTATCGTTAACCACCGAACAATTACAAGTCTTCAAAAGACTTGAATCCACTCTATAGTTTCTGCTCAAGACTTTAAGATTAGGTCGTTGAAAGAAACTTAGACTGCTTGGTGTTCTCGACTCTTCGCTACAGCAACCACTACTACTACTACTACAAGAGGTTGTTGTTTTTGAGGCGGAGAAAGCTGCGTTTGAGTAAACAGAGTCTTGTTTCGGTTTGTTTAAAGCTTGGCTTATTAGAGCTAACCATTTAGCTGCAGGCTCGTTGTCTTCGACTACTAATACGTTCCCTGCACTTAGAGGAACAATCTCTTGAAACCTGAGAAACAAGAAAAAAAAACGTAAGAGTCAGTACATGTGATATGTAATAAAGATTAAAACTTTATCAAGACACATGAATCAAGATTCGTACCCGCAGATGTATAAATCTGCTGTGCCTTCAACGAGCAAGAAGTCTTCTAGGTTAAGGTCGTTGTTAGGTGTTCTCCCACCTACATTCCACGTAGCTAGAAACACCCTGAAACAAAGAAACAGAGGATTTGAATCTGAATCTGACATAAAATGAAATAATGAAACAGAGAGATTGGTTGAATGTCTAACCTAAGTTCACGAATCTCTGTTGTTGGTGCCATAGGCCTATCGAAACTTGATAGATTCAAGCCTTCAATTCCAGGGCTTGACTTTCTCTCTAATGAGTTTACCAAAGAAAAAAAAAAAAAAATCCTTTGACAAATGTATGGCTTTCGTAATCATGTGAGTAATGTCAAAATTTTCAGGGTAGGTTACCAAGAAAATAACATTAATCTCAACCACACATTGCAAAAACAAACTTAAACGATCAATGTACCAGAAAGAGTCTTCCATATCATTGGAGAAGTGTTGTCGAGAATCGATTTCTTTCGAGAAGCAAGTCGTCGCTCCAAATCTAACAAGCATGAAGAAGATCCATGAACCATTTTAGAAAAACCTAATAATAATAATAATAATCTATTGTGTTCCTTGAGATGTACGCAAAAATATGTTTTAAAGAAGAGTTGATAATACCATTGAAAATTTTATTGTTGTCTTCGTGATGATCATAACTTCCTCTGTTGTTCATATTATTAGATGCATCTTCTTCATGTTCTTGTTGTTTACCACATCTTCTTGATCCGAAAATCTTCGGAAGAATTGACTAATAACCAAAAAAATAATATTAATGGGTTTCACGTCGTGACATTTTCGAAGGGAATCAAAACTTAAAAAAAAAAAAAAAGGATTACGGTGGATAAAAAAACAATTGAAGGAGGATGAGAGGGAAAGAGAGAGGGAACCTTCTTCCTCTTCTCGCTTCGGTGGCTGTTCTCAGAGTCGCTATCTTTATTGGAACTCATTCAGCAATATCTTCTAATTAAAAAACAAAAAAAAAAACAAATTGGAAACAGAGGTTAGAAAACATTAATCTGCGTGTTTAAAACATTAAACTGCGTGTTTAGTAGATCTTGGAAATCGTGTGGAGAAGGACATTTTTTTTTTTTAGGGTTTGATTTTCCCACGACTATTTGAGTATTGACATGATCATATTATTTGTTTATATTTTAGATAGAGTTAATGTTTTTTTACTTTTTTTTTTTTGGGGGTAAAATGTGTTTCTTTTTACTTATTAATTAGTAGTAGTATTTTCTATATCGGTTTGAAAAGATCAGATTTTGGCGCCACCTCCTTCGGAGTGCTGGGGAGATTTTAATAACAGAGATATATATGTATGTATGATGTGTACTAGAATTTATAAATAGAAGGTGAATATATGAAAATATTTTCTACTATTTATATAATATAATATAGATATTTTCTCTTTTTTGTCAGAGATATTTTCGCGTAATATAGATATTTTCTCAAATATTACTTTTGGAAATGTGTTTTATTTTCCCATTGTCAGTAATCTCTTTGTGAATCAATAGTTTTTTCATTGTCAGGAATCTCTTTATTACATAAAGACTTTGTATGTTTCCATCAAAGTCAATAAAATCAAAGCCTTTGTCAAAAATTTTTTTTTAATAAAATCATGTTGATGTTTTAAAAAAAAAAATAGATATTTTCTCGAATCCTTCTTATCTTGATCACAGGAAATAAAAACTTACCAAGTGGGCTGGATGGGCCTCCCCTCCGCCAGTAACCCAAGTCGGTCTAAAGATAAAAGGACTTGACGAAAATACCCTTGAAGAATCCGTGAAACAACGAAGCGGCCATCCCTTCTTCTCCGAGAGAGTAACACTCTAAACCTCACTTGAATGGTGCCTCTCCTCCGTCAAACCGGCAACGGAAAATCTTCGGAAGGTCAGTGTGATCTAAGTATTGCTCTTTGCTTCCGATGATAAGCTACTGAGATTAATATATGTTCTGATGATCGGAGTTTATTGTTTCCGTCCTAATCGCATAGATATTAAGCGTTTCAGCTCTCTTTTCCGATGATTTTTTTAGGGTTTATGATGGTTTGCTTTGGTTTCTTGCAGATTTATACCTCAAAGCTTCGCTGATGAATTTCAACTCAGTTTTTCAATCTCTTACGGAGCTATTTCCACAGGTATAAAGCTCTAATCATCATCTCGATTCACTCGGTTTTGACTTGAACTTTATATGATTGTGGTGTGTTATTGACATTTTCACAAAAGACGTTTCAGTCCTTGTATTGTATATGCGACGGTTGATCAAAGTAATGTGATGAGCATCTTGCCTTGTGTGGGGTTTATTCATCTTTCGTATGTGAATGTGATGATACATTTTGTTTTTTTTTTTTTTGGTGGAGATTGATGCAAGGATATTAAGAACCGTTGCAAGGGAGCACCCAACGGATGCTGATGAAGCTGCGGCTGTTGTTATCTCGGAGGTTGTTCCTTTGTTTCCCCAAGAATGGGAAGATCATGTTCGGAAAAGGATACTCCATCATCTTCCTCTCTGCAAAGGTACTTTACTTTCTCTAACTCTCTTGACTATAATTATATACACATCCCAAGCTCGAGGTTACTTGCCTCTGATTGGATGGATTGTTGTTTGAAATGCAGTAGAGCCTGAAACGCAACATGACGACGACGCTCTGTCTCAGTGGCTTCATCCATCTCACCTTCCACAGAGTTACCTTGCTTTGCTCAACGAAGAAGAGGAAGAAAAAGCAACACCTGATTTAAAACCTCTCCTCGATTACGCTGTGAAGAAAGTGGTTCTTCCGAGTCGTGATGCAGCGACTGGTGCGCGACGAGAAGTCCGAACCATATACTCAGCCTCTAACAAAACTGCTTCTTCCGTGGTCAAACCTTCTATCCGTGTACAAAGCCAAACCAACAATGAACAACTCTCTGTAAGTGTCTCGATAACTTCTTTCTTTTGTTTTTTTTTTTATCATCTATTCCTAAAAGTTTGCATCTTCTTATATCAGGGAAGTAGCAGCAAGGTTCCTGTGGCTGGACGATCCCAACGCAAGGCGGCGTACCCATGGTCCAACTACTCTGAGGTCATCTAGTTTATCGCATTATTAAAGTAATGTCTGATCTGAAAAGCTCTCTCTCTTTTGAGGAGCTGACAACCGTTTGTTTTACCAGAAGCTGAGAAGTTGGAAAAAACGAAGCAGTGACTTCTCACAGCTCCATGGCCAATGCAAATATGTACCCTCTTGGCAATCTAACCAACGCAAGTGCAAAAGTTATACCACTGAGCGTGTACGTTCCCCCACATACGAAGCCAATATCATGATTTGTGATTCCAACTGTTGTTTGATGTTATATAAAACCATTTGTTCTCTGTTTTACCAGGAGCGCAAGCAGCGAATTGATGACAACATCAAGGCATTAGCGAAACTACTCCCGCATGAAGTCAAGGTATAATACTAAACATTGCTATAACAGTCTTCTTACACCAGGGCCTGCCACATATAACCCGTCCTGAATGGTGAGAGATTGAAACAAACTTAATTGATATTGTCTCTGACCTTGTAGGAAGATAGCTCTGAAGTGATACTGAATGAAATTGTTGATCATGTGAAGCTTCTTCAGCTAGAGATGAAGGTACTGTCTTGCTTCTCGTATCTTTTCGTTGTTCAGCTTATGTAGAGTAAATAGCTCTTGTGGGTTTCAGAAGGATGAAATGAAAATGAAAATGAAAACGAAAATGAAACTAATCCACACTCATAATGACCAAACCAAAATAATACAAATCTAAACTCAATAGTGTGATGGAAAACGAAATCCAAAACCAACAAAACTCTGAATCAAGATCTCAAGAAACTTGCTGATGTGACAAGTTGGAATTATTATGGATATATAGGAACTAAGTCTAAACAGGTTGGGAGGAGAACCAATTTCTCATCCAATGACGTTCATTGAGGTAAAATACAAGTGAACAACATTATATGAAGCAAACATATACTTGTATTTCTTTCAAAATGAATATGGTTGAGAGAATGCTTTTGGTTTGTTTGGTATAAAGGGATTTGGTCACTACATCCATCACGAGGAGATGATGACAAAGCCTCTGGAGGAAATGATGGAAGATCTGCTCGCAAATGATCCTGATGCTGCGGCTCGCTTGTTGGAGAGCAAAGGCCTTTACTTGATGCCTTTGTCCTCAGTCCAAGAATTGTGCTGAATCAAACACATAAAAGATAGTGGTTACGATAGTCTTACAAAGTTATTAGGACACTGGTTTGTTTGTTGAATCAATGGTAGTTTTGTCAACATACTAATTTCAGTACATGTTTAGGAACGTTTATATCATCGTTATTAGATCCCCCAGCAAATCAATAACTCATCTACATTTTATTTTCTCAAATCGAACAAGAACATAGCGTCATCTTTTAGTATTATGGTTGATCGAGCAATCTCACGTCTTATTATGATCTTTAACTAAACACATAATTAATGTTATTACTGGTTTGGTTTGGTTCGGTTTGTTGTTCAATTTGAGTTTATATAATGCAAGTTGAGATTTTATCGAAACTAAAAAGTAGTACGATGGGACGTGATCTGGACTTGAACCAAAGATTTTATGAAAATAAATATATAGATTAAAAATAATGAGATAGGGTGTTAATTTTTGGGAAAATTGCTTTTTTTTAAGAAAAAAATGATAACTATGTTCTTTTATACTAATATCTATTTTGTGCAATTTTTGTCTATATTACCCTTTAATATTTTTGAAAATAAATTTAATAAATAGTTTTACAAACAAACAAAAAATTGGAAAAATAGTAACTATTGATGAAATACCTATATGAACTTAGTGGTATTTTTTTCAGTTTTAAAAATGTTTAAATCATAACTTACAGATTATGTTCTAAATAAAGTAGAAATGACATTCTACGAAGTAGAAAACGAAATCCACTTTTTTCATTGAATCTACAATGTTTAGAATACGTGATCTACGTAAATAAGAGTATTCTAAAAATATTTAGAATACACATTCCGCGGTTAACCTAACGATCTAAAATCTTTAGAAATCAAAATCTACAAAATATAAATCTAAAACACGTAGAAACCGACTTCTACAGATTTACTGTAAATCTAAAACATGTAGAAATCAAAATCTACACATTACTATAATTCTAAAAACCTGTAGAAATCGAAATTAGCTGTATTCTACAGATAAGAAATTAGTTACTAAAAATATGGAAACAAAATATTTGGGAATGTTCACTTTCATACTTTGAAAAAATCGATTTAAACAAAAACGAAAAAACGTGGTAACTTTCTTCTCACGTTGTCTTCTATATTCCATTGATTGTTCACAAAATTTTCACAAAAATTTCACATTATTTCTACCAAATCAGTGTGAAATTGAGTGAGTTAGGGTTTATGAATTTGAGACTTTGATTTTATCCCCCTTTATTCGTGAAGGAGATGGGAAATTATGGGTTTCATCCCAAAGAAATCGATTTTAAAGAGTTGAAATCGTGTTTGGTCGGTTCAAATCAAGTGAGAATCAAACCGGATATAACCGACGAAAACCAGGAAACCGATTTGGAATACTTACCTGGGCACGGGATCGATCGGTCTATAATTCGAGATCGGTCGATCCGTATGAAATCGACCTTTGCCGATCGAGTGAAATGGACAAGGTCGATCAGTATATGCTCCGCGTTTTTTTGTTCTGCATAATGATCAGAACCGATCGATCCGTTCGACCTTGTAATTTCGGATCGATCGAACCCATTATTTATTATATTTAAAAATTACAATTTTAAGGGCATTATTGTCATTTTGATAATAATTAGCCTAATGGAACATAAAATATATGAGATTAATCTAAAGGGCATACTTATCATTTTTTTGTTCTAAAAAAAATAATTTTCTCATAATTTTTTAAAACAAATCATTGTAGATGGTTAATATGAAGTGGGTGTTGAAACAAACCATTGTAGATGGTTAATACGAAGTGAGTGTTGAATAAATGAGACGAAACAAAAAAAAAAAAAATCTGATGTGAAATTTTAAAAAGGGAAAAGTACAAGCCGTTTTCTTGCTTTCCGCCCAAAATCAATTTCTTTTTTTCTTTTATTTTTCTTTTGAAAAATACAGTCTTCAGAGTTATCTGGTTTCATTATGATGCATATTTGTTCTCCTTTATAAGAAACAAACAGCTAAATCCATTACAACGAATATGCTATAACTTTGTCACGAAGGTAAATATGATCAACTAGCAATTAAATAACAAACCTAATAAATTTTGCCTTTGTTTCTTCACGCTGAAGTCAGCAAAGCTGTTCACTACAATAAAACATAAGTTTTACGACGGCGGTTTTCCTCGTGAGTTCGTCGTAAAAGAGGGTTTACGAGGAAATTAGCGAGGAAACGGATTTCGTCGTTATACTTTCGTCGTAACGCATATTTTCTCGCTAATTCGTCGTAAAATAGCGAGGAAATCATTTCGTCGAAAAAACGAAAAAAACAATTCGTCGTAAAGACCACGTAGACAGTCCACGTAAGAATGTCG
The DNA window shown above is from Brassica oleracea var. oleracea cultivar TO1000 chromosome C3, BOL, whole genome shotgun sequence and carries:
- the LOC106331805 gene encoding uncharacterized protein LOC106331805 isoform X1 yields the protein MVPLLRQTGNGKSSEDLYLKASLMNFNSVFQSLTELFPQIDARILRTVAREHPTDADEAAAVVISEVVPLFPQEWEDHVRKRILHHLPLCKVEPETQHDDDALSQWLHPSHLPQSYLALLNEEEEEKATPDLKPLLDYAVKKVVLPSRDAATGARREVRTIYSASNKTASSVVKPSIRVQSQTNNEQLSGSSSKVPVAGRSQRKAAYPWSNYSEKLRSWKKRSSDFSQLHGQCKYVPSWQSNQRKCKSYTTERERKQRIDDNIKALAKLLPHEVKEDSSEVILNEIVDHVKLLQLEMKELSLNRLGGEPISHPMTFIEGFGHYIHHEEMMTKPLEEMMEDLLANDPDAAARLLESKGLYLMPLSSVQELC
- the LOC106329495 gene encoding type I inositol polyphosphate 5-phosphatase 5: MSSNKDSDSENSHRSEKRKKSILPKIFGSRRCGKQQEHEEDASNNMNNRGSYDHHEDNNKIFNDLERRLASRKKSILDNTSPMIWKTLSERKSSPGIEGLNLSSFDRPMAPTTEIRELRVFLATWNVGGRTPNNDLNLEDFLLVEGTADLYICGFQEIVPLSAGNVLVVEDNEPAAKWLALISQALNKPKQDSVYSNAAFSASKTTTSCSSSSSGCCSEESRTPSSLSFFQRPNLKVLSRNYRVDSSLLKTCNCSVVNDTSSVGWEGRRSKRYSDPIADSNNVEPENFRVHENFLFDDVVPAATTMMMPGQMSYRLIASKQMVGLFLSVWARKELIPHISHLRLDSVGRGIMGRLGNKGCIAISMSLHQTSFCFVCSHLASGEKEGDEMRRNADVAEILKHTQFPKLTKSPSCRAPERIVDHDRVLWLGDLNYRVALTYEETRVLLEDNDWDTLLEKDQLNMERGAGRVFSGFQEGQIFFAPTYKYTQNSDAYAGETTKSKKKRRTPAWCDRILWRGEGIEQLSYIRGESRFSDHRPVCAIFAVEVDVKSLNKGRFRKGYSSAAARLVEDDTPKRHSFYD
- the LOC106331805 gene encoding uncharacterized protein LOC106331805 isoform X2, which encodes MVPLLRQTGNGKSSEDLYLKASLMNFNSVFQSLTELFPQIDARILRTVAREHPTDADEAAAVVISEVVPLFPQEWEDHVRKRILHHLPLCKEPETQHDDDALSQWLHPSHLPQSYLALLNEEEEEKATPDLKPLLDYAVKKVVLPSRDAATGARREVRTIYSASNKTASSVVKPSIRVQSQTNNEQLSGSSSKVPVAGRSQRKAAYPWSNYSEKLRSWKKRSSDFSQLHGQCKYVPSWQSNQRKCKSYTTERERKQRIDDNIKALAKLLPHEVKEDSSEVILNEIVDHVKLLQLEMKELSLNRLGGEPISHPMTFIEGFGHYIHHEEMMTKPLEEMMEDLLANDPDAAARLLESKGLYLMPLSSVQELC
- the LOC106329496 gene encoding ETHYLENE INSENSITIVE 3-like 5 protein — protein: MVEVQDMEPLSPIQDDDDCEDELDRVNEDISYDDLKKRMWKDRNLMCKLKQQKKDDHDLSYPSSSTSPPSSSPSSSAIVRRAEASRRKKMARSQDSVLKYMMKIMEVCKARGFVYGIVPEKGKPVTGSSDSLRRWWKENVQFDQTAPTAVADYLTLAAAQLISSSESLDPNSYIHMLHELQDTTLGSLLSALMQHCVPPQRRFPLEKGLAPPWWPDGTELWWGEQGATAFEHGPPPYRKPHDLRKAWKVSVLAAVIKHMSPNLERVRRLARQSKCLQDKMMAKETDTWSRVLNQEEALLKRLKISDDDDVDEEDQEPARIIALDQEQMGNKRKGKFVEEEGAMLSNVYTCQNSSCPSSDVSLGFVDKNLRTGHEMECLYGTQEPIYQSSVSSDGLVRSITTSDDDYSASSKGKDTIDYLNQDGNWLDYLWFERLHDFSCSDQATAVDLNQLPDHSDSNPTVNEEDFSLWDMGCEDRDIYMSRD